A genomic segment from Nitratiruptor sp. YY08-10 encodes:
- a CDS encoding plasma-membrane proton-efflux P-type ATPase — protein sequence MKETKYYEKLSSLQVAAELDADVKKGLSEEEAKKRLQKYGPNEIPEKEEPLWHRIFRRFWGPIPWMIEVAAILAAAVKHWEEFYIILIMLFMNAFLDFYQESKALNAIKVLKQKLARKATVLRDGRWKEIPAKELVPGDIIKVKIGDIIPADMKIVDAGEYALVDQSALTGESLPVHKKNEDVAYSNTIVKQGEMVGIVVNTGLNTYFGKTVGLVAKAEREQRSHFQQMVIRVGNFLIAITIIMIAIILYFGFTRHENPYELLVFSLVLTISAIPVALPTVLTVTMAIGALNLARKQAIVSRLAAIEELAGMDVLCSDKTGTLTKNQMTIADPYIADDHNVSELFLYAVLASRRENNDPIEKPIFEYADEHGISKLAQKYNVSKFVPFDPVRKRTEAVAEDKEGNCIVAVKGAPQVIIALCGSQEINEDKINLKIEEFAENGFRTLGVAYKACDEEKFHFVGLIPLYDPPREDSKEAVEEAKAKGVEVKMVTGDNIAVARYIAKILGIGENILDIQELRGQSTREYEILAEVISKALLKVTNPDISKDKIELLSKQIVKEVRKELHEKELLRGTVKKHESEIIALIEQANGFAQVFPEDKYFIVDELQKADHIVGMTGDGVNDAPALRKADTGIAVSGATDAARAAADIILMAPGLKIIVDAIKEARIIFERMKSYTIFRIAETIRIIVFMTLAIVVFNFYPLTAIMIIVLALLNDIPILAIAYDNTKVRKMPVRWDMHEMLVLSSWLGIAGVISSFLIFYIVMVYLKTHPESAQFLPDVPIWVNMNDSDSWLSFVQSIFFAKMVIAGHGTIYNTRIDDWFFKRPWPSWILFGATFSTRVLGTIIAVYGFGLMMPIGWDWAIFMWAYALTWFVFNDAVKMAVLKYYRKVKGIEVL from the coding sequence ATGAAAGAAACAAAATATTATGAAAAACTAAGCTCTTTACAAGTGGCTGCCGAACTTGATGCAGATGTAAAAAAAGGTCTGAGTGAAGAGGAAGCAAAAAAGAGACTCCAAAAATATGGTCCCAATGAAATTCCTGAAAAAGAGGAGCCGCTTTGGCATCGAATCTTTCGAAGATTTTGGGGACCGATTCCTTGGATGATAGAGGTTGCTGCAATCTTAGCTGCAGCAGTCAAGCATTGGGAAGAGTTTTATATCATCCTCATTATGCTTTTTATGAACGCCTTCTTGGACTTTTACCAAGAATCAAAGGCTTTGAACGCTATTAAAGTCCTCAAGCAAAAGTTGGCTAGAAAGGCAACTGTTTTAAGAGATGGGCGGTGGAAAGAGATTCCTGCAAAGGAGCTGGTTCCCGGAGATATCATCAAAGTAAAAATCGGCGATATTATTCCAGCTGATATGAAAATCGTCGATGCCGGCGAATATGCTTTGGTGGATCAATCTGCTTTGACGGGAGAATCACTGCCAGTGCACAAAAAAAATGAGGATGTGGCTTATTCCAATACCATCGTCAAACAGGGCGAGATGGTGGGAATTGTCGTCAATACAGGTCTTAATACCTACTTTGGAAAAACCGTTGGACTTGTTGCAAAGGCTGAGAGAGAACAACGTAGCCATTTTCAACAGATGGTAATCCGTGTCGGGAATTTTCTTATTGCTATTACCATTATAATGATTGCCATAATTCTCTATTTTGGTTTTACACGGCATGAAAACCCCTATGAGCTTCTTGTTTTTTCTTTAGTTCTTACCATATCTGCCATTCCTGTAGCACTTCCAACGGTACTGACTGTTACTATGGCGATTGGTGCTTTGAATTTGGCAAGAAAGCAAGCGATTGTTAGCCGACTCGCCGCCATTGAAGAACTGGCTGGAATGGATGTATTGTGTTCCGATAAAACTGGAACCCTTACAAAAAATCAGATGACTATAGCCGATCCATACATTGCAGATGATCATAATGTAAGTGAGCTTTTCTTATATGCTGTGCTTGCTAGTAGACGTGAAAACAACGACCCGATTGAAAAACCGATTTTTGAGTATGCAGATGAGCATGGAATAAGCAAACTGGCTCAAAAATATAACGTTTCCAAGTTTGTTCCATTTGATCCGGTCAGAAAAAGAACAGAAGCTGTAGCAGAAGATAAGGAGGGCAACTGTATCGTAGCTGTAAAAGGGGCACCACAGGTCATTATCGCTCTTTGTGGTTCACAAGAAATAAATGAAGACAAAATCAATCTTAAAATTGAAGAGTTTGCTGAAAATGGGTTTAGAACACTCGGTGTTGCTTACAAGGCATGTGATGAGGAGAAATTCCATTTTGTAGGTCTCATACCTCTGTATGACCCGCCTCGAGAAGATTCCAAAGAGGCTGTAGAAGAGGCAAAAGCAAAAGGGGTAGAAGTGAAAATGGTTACAGGCGACAACATCGCCGTAGCCAGATATATCGCTAAAATTTTGGGAATTGGTGAAAACATATTAGATATCCAAGAGCTTCGTGGGCAAAGTACACGAGAGTATGAGATATTAGCTGAAGTTATCTCAAAAGCGCTTTTAAAGGTTACCAATCCAGATATCAGTAAAGACAAAATTGAACTTTTATCAAAACAGATTGTCAAAGAGGTACGAAAAGAGCTCCATGAAAAAGAGCTTCTTCGTGGAACAGTCAAAAAACATGAGAGTGAAATCATAGCTCTCATAGAACAGGCAAACGGTTTTGCGCAGGTTTTTCCGGAAGATAAATATTTTATCGTCGATGAGCTGCAAAAAGCAGATCATATTGTTGGTATGACTGGAGACGGAGTTAATGATGCTCCAGCACTTAGAAAAGCAGATACTGGAATTGCGGTAAGCGGTGCAACAGATGCAGCAAGGGCAGCTGCTGATATCATCTTGATGGCACCAGGTTTAAAAATCATTGTGGATGCTATCAAAGAGGCTCGTATCATTTTTGAGCGAATGAAAAGCTACACTATTTTTAGAATTGCTGAAACGATTCGAATCATAGTCTTTATGACGCTAGCCATTGTGGTATTTAATTTCTATCCATTGACTGCAATTATGATCATCGTTTTGGCCCTTCTCAATGACATTCCAATCCTGGCGATCGCCTATGACAATACGAAGGTGAGGAAAATGCCGGTCCGCTGGGATATGCATGAGATGTTGGTACTTTCAAGCTGGCTGGGAATTGCGGGTGTTATAAGCTCTTTTCTAATCTTTTATATCGTCATGGTCTATCTAAAAACCCATCCTGAGTCCGCACAATTTTTACCAGATGTTCCAATCTGGGTCAATATGAATGATAGTGACTCTTGGCTCAGTTTCGTTCAATCCATCTTTTTTGCAAAAATGGTTATCGCAGGACATGGAACAATTTACAACACGCGTATTGACGACTGGTTTTTCAAGCGTCCCTGGCCATCATGGATTTTGTTTGGAGCCACTTTTTCCACAAGGGTACTTGGAACAATTATCGCTGTATATGGTTTTGGTTTGATGATGCCTATAGGATGGGATTGGGCTATCTTTATGTGGGCGTATGCACTGACCTGGTTCGTTTTCAATGATGCAGTGAAAATGGCAGTACTTAAATATTACAGAAAAGTAAAAGGTATTGAAGTTCTATGA
- a CDS encoding DUF4010 domain-containing protein, which yields MSFVPNELIHLLYVTALSFLVGLELKTYRINKGIEKKTHIGSTRTFTFIGLLGYLFFKIDMMLYIITFVTLFGIYAIYYYHKLNEERASIISFLLIALVYSFGPEIERFDIWLPTLVFVLIVFLLNANRSLQFLFEKLNIKEFETLGKFLLLSAVILPILPHTKIPYLNISAFKIWLVVVIISGISYGSYIAQKYIFRQKGYLITGILGGLYSSTATTVVLAKKSEIAVGIVNASIIMATAMMYIRLLLIAAIFNMEVAQNLAVPMFGLFALGSAVALYLHKKEPENNDAPFDDRNPLELGTAFVFAALFILMILLTNFVVHNYGNLGLQFLSFIVGFTDIDPFVLSLLTGKYAVTTQHIATAILIASGSNDFLKAVYALVFGKNRPKVAAIWLFILGVLTMISPEIMNIVGAQ from the coding sequence ATGAGTTTTGTTCCCAATGAATTGATACATCTACTCTATGTTACAGCCCTCTCCTTCTTGGTAGGGCTGGAGCTTAAAACATATAGAATCAATAAAGGCATAGAGAAAAAGACCCACATTGGTTCTACAAGGACATTCACTTTTATAGGCTTATTGGGATATCTTTTTTTTAAAATTGATATGATGCTCTATATCATAACCTTTGTGACACTTTTTGGTATTTATGCAATCTACTATTATCATAAACTCAATGAAGAACGGGCTTCCATCATCTCCTTTTTGCTTATCGCTTTAGTGTACAGCTTTGGCCCTGAAATCGAACGTTTTGATATTTGGCTCCCTACTCTCGTTTTTGTTTTAATCGTCTTTTTGCTCAATGCAAACAGATCGCTCCAATTTCTTTTTGAAAAGCTCAATATTAAAGAGTTTGAAACTCTTGGAAAATTTTTACTGCTCAGTGCTGTAATATTGCCAATTTTACCTCATACAAAAATCCCTTATCTCAATATTTCCGCTTTTAAAATTTGGCTTGTCGTCGTTATAATTTCGGGTATCAGTTATGGCAGCTATATTGCGCAAAAATATATTTTCAGACAAAAAGGCTATCTTATTACCGGGATTTTGGGTGGTCTTTACTCTTCAACCGCAACAACAGTCGTGCTTGCCAAAAAGAGTGAGATAGCTGTAGGGATTGTCAACGCTTCCATCATCATGGCTACTGCTATGATGTATATAAGACTTTTGCTTATTGCCGCTATTTTCAATATGGAAGTTGCTCAAAATCTAGCTGTCCCAATGTTTGGACTTTTTGCTTTAGGATCAGCAGTGGCTCTGTATCTTCACAAAAAAGAGCCGGAAAACAACGATGCACCTTTTGATGACAGAAACCCCCTCGAACTCGGTACTGCTTTTGTTTTTGCAGCCCTTTTTATATTAATGATTCTTTTGACCAATTTTGTTGTACACAACTACGGTAATTTGGGACTTCAGTTTCTCTCTTTTATTGTTGGCTTTACCGATATCGATCCGTTTGTCCTCTCGCTTCTTACAGGAAAATATGCAGTCACAACCCAGCATATAGCAACTGCTATTTTGATAGCAAGCGGATCAAACGATTTTTTAAAAGCGGTGTATGCTCTTGTTTTTGGGAAAAACAGACCAAAAGTTGCCGCAATATGGCTTTTTATTTTAGGAGTTTTAACTATGATTAGCCCAGAAATAATGAATATCGTAGGAGCACAATGA
- a CDS encoding TIGR00730 family Rossman fold protein has product MKKRSFPWQKPKSKLEEPKVDELLQRIFNSPSYKLAMEDVEFLMSDDTRGVRLELDYLKPELMMKKYGIKHTIVVFGSARIKEPKTALKELDKIQKLVDKEPDSKQLLRELRIAEKMVEKSIYYEEARKFGQLVGKAGKGPSDNTLTLMTGGGPGIMEAANRGAYDVGAKSIGLNIQLPHEQFPNPYISPELCFQFHYFAIRKLHFLHRACALVVFPGGFGTLDELFETLTLIQTHKNRPIPVVLIGKEYWHRLINFKFLVDEGTIEPEDLHIFTFKENAKEAWEYILEWYDKRGLDLFNNTKEKS; this is encoded by the coding sequence ATGAAAAAAAGATCTTTTCCTTGGCAAAAACCAAAATCAAAATTAGAAGAGCCAAAGGTCGATGAGTTATTGCAAAGAATTTTCAATTCTCCTTCTTATAAATTGGCAATGGAGGATGTGGAATTTTTAATGAGTGATGATACAAGAGGCGTACGACTGGAACTCGACTATCTCAAACCCGAACTCATGATGAAAAAGTACGGTATCAAACATACTATCGTTGTTTTTGGAAGCGCACGCATCAAAGAGCCGAAAACTGCTTTGAAAGAACTGGATAAAATTCAAAAACTTGTCGATAAAGAGCCAGATTCCAAACAGCTTCTGCGAGAACTTCGGATTGCTGAAAAGATGGTGGAAAAGAGTATCTATTACGAAGAAGCGAGAAAGTTTGGTCAACTTGTCGGCAAAGCAGGAAAAGGACCTTCGGACAATACATTGACACTGATGACTGGTGGAGGGCCGGGTATTATGGAGGCTGCCAACAGGGGAGCCTATGATGTCGGTGCAAAAAGCATAGGTCTCAATATCCAGCTTCCGCATGAGCAGTTTCCAAACCCCTATATTTCACCTGAGCTCTGTTTTCAGTTTCACTATTTTGCTATTAGAAAGCTTCATTTTTTACATAGAGCATGTGCACTGGTGGTTTTTCCCGGTGGGTTTGGAACACTAGATGAGCTATTTGAGACACTCACTCTCATACAAACCCACAAAAACAGACCTATTCCCGTCGTTTTGATCGGCAAAGAGTATTGGCACAGACTGATCAATTTTAAATTCTTGGTAGATGAAGGAACAATTGAACCTGAAGATCTGCACATTTTTACCTTCAAAGAGAATGCCAAAGAGGCGTGGGAATATATCTTAGAGTGGTACGATAAAAGAGGATTGGATCTATTTAATAATACAAAGGAGAAATCATGA
- a CDS encoding aldolase: MNLERLIPADVPPDKKGEFLAHLQETTNGTGRLMLFAGDQKVEHLNNDFYGPKISLEDNNPEHLFQIASKAKIGVFATQFGLISRYAPDFKEIPYLIKLNSKTNLIPYSAKDPYSQQWIDVEEAIEFANYSGINLKGFGYTVYLGSEHEHSMLTEAANIVHTAHKHGYLAVLWMYPKGNFVKDEHDPHLIAGAAGVALCLGADFAKVKVPYKDGKFIPELLIEATVAAGNCGVLCEGGKKIDEKTFLQELYEQIHIGGARGNGTGRNIHQRPLHEAIKMANAIYAVTCEDKSVEEAVKILEE, from the coding sequence ATGAATCTGGAAAGACTGATCCCAGCAGATGTCCCTCCGGACAAAAAAGGAGAGTTTTTAGCACATTTGCAAGAGACGACAAATGGAACTGGCAGACTCATGCTTTTTGCAGGGGATCAAAAGGTAGAACACCTGAACAACGACTTTTATGGTCCCAAAATCTCACTTGAAGACAACAACCCAGAGCATCTTTTTCAAATCGCTTCCAAAGCAAAAATCGGAGTATTTGCCACTCAGTTTGGACTTATTAGCAGATATGCGCCCGATTTCAAAGAGATTCCCTATCTTATAAAACTCAACTCAAAAACAAACCTTATCCCCTACTCTGCCAAAGATCCATACTCCCAGCAGTGGATCGATGTAGAAGAGGCGATAGAGTTTGCAAATTACAGTGGCATCAATCTCAAAGGCTTTGGATATACTGTTTATCTTGGAAGCGAGCATGAGCACAGTATGCTCACGGAAGCTGCCAATATCGTCCATACAGCCCACAAACATGGATACCTGGCCGTTTTATGGATGTATCCAAAAGGAAATTTTGTAAAAGATGAGCATGATCCTCATTTAATTGCCGGAGCAGCCGGAGTGGCTCTATGTCTGGGAGCCGATTTTGCCAAAGTGAAAGTTCCATACAAAGATGGAAAATTTATACCGGAACTTCTGATAGAAGCAACGGTTGCAGCAGGTAATTGTGGAGTGCTATGCGAAGGGGGTAAAAAAATAGATGAAAAAACCTTTTTACAAGAGCTTTATGAGCAGATCCATATAGGAGGAGCCAGAGGAAACGGAACTGGTAGAAACATCCATCAAAGACCCCTTCACGAGGCTATCAAAATGGCAAATGCCATCTATGCCGTTACATGTGAAGATAAAAGCGTAGAGGAAGCCGTGAAGATTTTGGAAGAGTGA
- a CDS encoding lipoyl synthase: MVLKPKVKAPSPELIGKTQTILNRHSLNTICIAAKCPNIAECYARGTATFLILGNICTRRCKFCNVFYGKPFEIDETEPKRIAQAVKEMELSYVVITSVDRDDLSDFGSKQFFNVTKKIQKYTPNTKIELLTPDFQGHNGALQRVIAARPYKLAHNIETVERLFKTIKSAGSYKRSLSVLETYAKSGIKTKSSVMVGLGETKQELLQSFQDLANAGVSQLTIGQYLQPSPTNYSVQKYYTQAEYDELAQLAKEYGIKHVVSGILVRSSYYAEIY, translated from the coding sequence ATGGTTTTAAAGCCTAAAGTCAAAGCCCCCTCACCGGAACTCATCGGTAAAACGCAAACGATATTGAATCGGCACTCACTCAATACCATCTGTATTGCTGCAAAATGTCCCAATATCGCAGAGTGTTATGCAAGAGGGACAGCTACATTTTTGATTCTAGGCAATATCTGCACAAGAAGATGCAAATTTTGCAATGTCTTTTATGGAAAACCGTTTGAAATAGATGAAACAGAGCCAAAACGAATAGCACAAGCTGTCAAAGAGATGGAGCTTAGCTATGTAGTGATAACCTCTGTGGATAGAGACGATTTGAGTGATTTTGGCTCAAAGCAGTTTTTCAACGTAACCAAGAAGATACAAAAATATACCCCAAATACAAAAATCGAACTGCTTACACCAGATTTTCAAGGTCACAATGGAGCTTTGCAAAGAGTTATTGCTGCAAGACCCTACAAATTGGCGCACAATATCGAAACGGTGGAGCGCCTCTTTAAAACAATCAAAAGTGCCGGAAGCTACAAAAGAAGTTTGAGTGTGCTTGAGACGTATGCAAAATCTGGTATAAAAACAAAAAGCTCTGTAATGGTTGGGCTTGGTGAAACAAAACAAGAGCTTCTTCAAAGTTTTCAAGATTTGGCAAACGCCGGTGTTTCGCAACTCACTATCGGACAATATTTGCAGCCTTCACCTACAAACTATAGCGTTCAAAAATATTACACACAAGCAGAATATGATGAATTGGCGCAACTTGCCAAAGAGTATGGTATCAAACATGTTGTAAGTGGCATACTGGTTCGAAGCAGCTACTATGCAGAAATCTATTAA
- a CDS encoding acetate--CoA ligase family protein encodes MKEFEVYGLLQKYGIKVPKYAVFEIDQMLSFDKFPAVLKIASDKVIHKSDVGGIRTGIHSMEELQEAKREIVNNLQSHGIFLDLNDRFIVEEELHGEEFYIGGIYDPIFEEVLLFGKGGVMLEVLKDICYIDVYANVQEIIRSFKTTKVSKMFPNFRGKEYKIEYLVDVIQKFQRLFLAENISEFDINPLIYTERGFVAVDARIKKGDKNPHQKRERSNDLFENENIAIFGATDKPQKVGYALAKNALKSSANIFFVNPRLESLFDQKVYHSVDELPNIDTAVIAIPSKYVLDLLEQLGKKGVKNAVVISAGFKESGNIEAEKQMRQIAKKYGMNIVGPNCLGIYNASKRLNLTFAKTDILPGDIALVSQSGAVLAALIDKATSHSIGFSHIISLGNMADFDFADAIEELNTKEECRFINIYAEGLKDGKNYLQAIRASKKPIFVYKAGKTKEAKKAAFSHTGNISGSYEILVGLSYAAGAVIKKDIDELIFASRFEQFTEVLIITNAGGPGTILTDIVVQQGKKMYELSDEEIKKLDMVLPPTWSHNNPVDIIGDATAKRYKAVLDILYKPDILIFILATPQLMTDGLAIAKAIGKKANIVPVFFGEDSFQEAFEYFKHEKILYFNDLENVANIL; translated from the coding sequence ATGAAAGAGTTTGAAGTGTATGGGCTACTGCAAAAATATGGAATAAAAGTACCTAAATATGCGGTTTTTGAAATTGATCAGATGCTCAGTTTTGATAAATTTCCGGCCGTTTTAAAAATAGCCAGTGACAAGGTGATTCACAAAAGCGATGTGGGAGGTATTCGTACAGGTATTCATTCGATGGAAGAGCTGCAAGAAGCAAAAAGAGAAATCGTCAACAATTTGCAAAGTCATGGTATCTTTTTGGATCTTAATGACCGGTTTATCGTAGAAGAAGAGCTGCATGGGGAAGAGTTTTATATAGGTGGTATTTATGACCCGATTTTTGAGGAGGTGCTGCTTTTTGGCAAAGGCGGCGTGATGCTTGAAGTCCTCAAAGATATCTGCTATATCGATGTGTATGCAAATGTTCAAGAGATTATACGCAGCTTTAAAACTACAAAAGTTTCCAAAATGTTTCCAAATTTCAGAGGAAAAGAGTATAAGATAGAGTATCTTGTTGATGTTATTCAAAAATTTCAACGTCTCTTTTTGGCTGAAAACATCAGCGAATTTGACATCAATCCTCTTATCTACACAGAGAGAGGATTTGTAGCGGTAGATGCAAGAATCAAAAAAGGAGATAAAAATCCTCATCAAAAAAGAGAAAGAAGCAATGATCTATTTGAAAATGAAAACATTGCAATATTCGGCGCTACTGATAAGCCTCAAAAAGTTGGATACGCACTTGCCAAAAATGCATTAAAAAGCAGCGCCAATATCTTCTTTGTCAACCCCCGCCTTGAGAGTCTTTTTGATCAAAAAGTGTACCACTCTGTCGATGAGCTTCCAAACATCGATACTGCTGTCATTGCTATTCCATCTAAGTATGTTTTGGATTTACTGGAACAACTTGGCAAAAAAGGCGTAAAAAACGCTGTTGTCATCTCAGCAGGTTTCAAAGAGAGTGGCAATATTGAAGCCGAGAAACAGATGCGCCAGATTGCAAAAAAATATGGGATGAATATTGTCGGTCCAAATTGTCTTGGGATCTACAACGCTTCCAAAAGGCTTAATCTCACCTTTGCAAAAACCGATATTTTGCCTGGAGACATTGCTCTCGTTTCTCAATCAGGAGCAGTTTTGGCTGCTCTCATCGATAAAGCCACCTCTCACTCTATCGGTTTTTCTCATATTATTTCGCTGGGCAATATGGCCGATTTTGATTTTGCAGATGCGATAGAAGAGCTCAATACCAAAGAGGAGTGTCGTTTTATCAACATTTACGCTGAAGGACTAAAGGACGGCAAAAACTACCTTCAAGCCATCCGAGCATCAAAAAAGCCCATCTTTGTTTATAAAGCCGGCAAAACGAAAGAGGCAAAAAAAGCAGCATTTTCCCATACCGGCAACATCAGCGGAAGCTATGAGATATTGGTCGGGCTTAGTTATGCAGCAGGTGCTGTCATTAAAAAAGATATCGATGAGCTGATCTTTGCTTCACGATTTGAGCAGTTTACAGAAGTGCTCATCATAACCAATGCTGGAGGTCCCGGAACTATTTTGACCGATATAGTAGTACAGCAAGGCAAAAAAATGTATGAGCTTTCAGACGAAGAGATAAAGAAGCTGGATATGGTTTTACCGCCTACCTGGTCCCATAACAATCCTGTAGACATCATAGGCGATGCCACAGCAAAGCGTTACAAAGCAGTACTTGATATTTTGTATAAGCCTGACATTCTTATTTTTATCCTTGCAACACCACAATTGATGACAGATGGATTGGCGATTGCGAAGGCTATTGGCAAAAAAGCAAATATTGTCCCGGTGTTTTTTGGTGAGGACTCTTTTCAAGAGGCTTTTGAGTACTTTAAGCATGAAAAAATCCTCTATTTTAACGATTTGGAAAATGTGGCAAATATATTATAA
- the ppsA gene encoding phosphoenolpyruvate synthase: MSKYIKWFKEIGVKDVAEVGGKNASLGEMYNHLSPLGVKVPNGFAVTATAYRHYLDANNLWEPLQKLFEDFDPDDIDQLKKVGKTAREMIMKGEVPKDLEKEILKGYEELKNEYGKDVSLAVRSSATAEDSPTASFAGQNETYLNIKGDKNLLWAYKMCLASNFTDRSINYKHVHHFDPMKVYLSVVIMKMVRSDLGSSGVMFSIDTETGFRDVVFINAAWGLGENVVQGTIDPDAFYVHKPTFKKGYRAVLKRKRGAKEKMMVFSETLERANLAEQFTKNIPTPIEKRMKFAIRDDEILKLADWAMKIEEHYSEVNNRYTPMDMEWAKDGMDGELYMVQARPETVHSQEKLTQFEIYRLKEKGKVLLTGNAVGEKIGAGKVKIMYSMAEADKFEEGDVLVAPTTSPDWEPVMKKASAIITETGGRTCHAAIVSRELGKPAVVGAKNATKVLHDNQPVTVSCAEGEIGKIYEGILPFEVEKVDISKLPRPKTKIMMNLGNPELAFSLAKLPVDGIGLARMEFIINNYIKAHPMAIRHPEMLSDTERALIDELAFPFEGDAEDFFIKTLSEGVATIASCVYPKKCIVRMSDFKSNEYANLLGGRHFEPIEDNPMLGFRGAARYTHPSYAEGFELECKAMKRATQEMGFDNIVLMIPFCRRVDEAKRVKKAMIEHGLTDVSIYMMCEIPNNVIQIDAFLQIYDGISIGTNDLTQLTLGVDRDSEIVSFDYDERDEGVKKMVQMAVEGAKRNGKYSGLCGQAPSDYPEFAEFLVKIGIESMSLNPDSVLKIIKDVAEMENDN, encoded by the coding sequence ATGAGCAAATATATCAAATGGTTTAAAGAGATTGGTGTAAAAGATGTTGCTGAAGTTGGAGGGAAAAATGCAAGTTTGGGAGAGATGTACAATCATTTGAGTCCACTTGGAGTGAAGGTGCCAAACGGTTTTGCAGTGACTGCAACCGCCTATAGACACTATCTTGATGCAAATAATTTATGGGAGCCTCTCCAAAAACTTTTTGAAGATTTCGATCCAGACGATATTGACCAGCTCAAAAAAGTTGGCAAAACTGCCAGAGAGATGATTATGAAAGGGGAAGTTCCAAAGGATCTTGAAAAGGAGATTCTCAAAGGATATGAAGAGCTAAAAAATGAGTATGGAAAAGATGTCAGTTTGGCTGTAAGAAGCTCAGCAACGGCCGAAGACTCCCCTACTGCCTCCTTTGCAGGACAAAATGAGACCTATCTCAATATCAAAGGAGATAAAAATCTTTTATGGGCGTACAAAATGTGTCTCGCTTCCAATTTTACCGATAGATCTATCAACTATAAACATGTCCACCATTTTGATCCAATGAAAGTCTATCTTTCTGTTGTGATTATGAAGATGGTACGAAGCGATCTTGGAAGCAGTGGCGTAATGTTTAGTATCGATACAGAGACCGGATTTCGCGATGTGGTTTTCATCAACGCTGCCTGGGGGCTTGGAGAAAACGTGGTACAAGGAACCATCGATCCGGATGCTTTCTATGTACACAAACCTACCTTTAAAAAGGGCTATAGGGCAGTTCTTAAACGAAAAAGAGGTGCTAAAGAGAAAATGATGGTCTTTAGCGAAACACTTGAGAGAGCAAATCTGGCTGAGCAGTTTACGAAAAATATCCCTACTCCAATTGAAAAAAGAATGAAATTTGCAATTCGTGATGATGAGATTTTAAAGCTGGCAGACTGGGCAATGAAGATTGAGGAGCACTACAGTGAAGTGAACAATCGGTATACCCCTATGGATATGGAATGGGCGAAAGATGGAATGGATGGAGAGCTTTACATGGTGCAAGCCAGACCTGAGACGGTCCACTCCCAAGAGAAACTTACCCAGTTTGAAATTTACCGACTCAAAGAAAAAGGCAAGGTCCTTCTAACTGGCAATGCCGTAGGAGAAAAAATAGGAGCTGGAAAAGTAAAAATAATGTACTCTATGGCTGAAGCGGATAAGTTTGAAGAAGGCGATGTTCTTGTAGCACCTACTACAAGCCCGGATTGGGAACCTGTAATGAAAAAGGCAAGTGCCATCATTACTGAGACGGGAGGAAGAACTTGTCATGCGGCGATTGTAAGCCGTGAGCTTGGAAAGCCGGCAGTGGTTGGAGCAAAGAATGCTACAAAAGTACTCCATGACAATCAGCCCGTAACGGTAAGCTGTGCTGAAGGTGAAATCGGAAAAATTTATGAAGGAATACTTCCATTTGAAGTAGAAAAAGTAGATATTTCCAAACTGCCTCGACCAAAAACAAAAATCATGATGAATTTAGGCAATCCCGAGCTTGCCTTTAGCTTAGCGAAACTACCAGTAGATGGTATAGGTCTAGCACGAATGGAATTTATCATAAACAACTACATCAAAGCACACCCAATGGCAATAAGACATCCAGAGATGCTAAGCGACACGGAACGTGCTTTAATCGATGAGCTTGCATTTCCTTTTGAAGGCGATGCAGAGGACTTTTTCATAAAGACTCTCAGTGAAGGGGTGGCGACAATCGCAAGCTGTGTTTATCCAAAAAAATGTATTGTCAGAATGAGTGATTTTAAATCCAATGAATATGCAAATCTTCTTGGAGGCCGCCATTTTGAGCCGATTGAAGATAACCCGATGCTAGGATTCAGGGGTGCAGCACGCTATACTCATCCAAGCTATGCTGAGGGGTTTGAGTTAGAGTGCAAAGCGATGAAGCGAGCTACCCAGGAGATGGGATTTGACAATATTGTCTTGATGATACCATTTTGCCGTAGAGTCGATGAAGCAAAACGGGTTAAAAAGGCAATGATTGAGCACGGATTGACAGATGTATCAATCTATATGATGTGCGAAATTCCAAACAACGTTATCCAGATTGATGCATTTTTGCAAATTTATGATGGTATCAGTATCGGAACCAATGACCTGACTCAACTCACACTCGGAGTTGATAGAGATAGTGAAATAGTTTCATTTGATTATGATGAAAGAGATGAAGGTGTCAAAAAGATGGTACAAATGGCAGTGGAAGGTGCAAAAAGAAATGGTAAATACTCCGGGCTTTGCGGACAAGCTCCTTCAGACTATCCGGAGTTTGCCGAGTTTTTAGTCAAAATAGGAATTGAGTCCATGAGTCTCAATCCTGACAGCGTCCTTAAAATCATCAAAGATGTGGCGGAGATGGAAAATGACAATTGA